The proteins below come from a single Aegilops tauschii subsp. strangulata cultivar AL8/78 chromosome 6, Aet v6.0, whole genome shotgun sequence genomic window:
- the LOC109772019 gene encoding zinc finger protein ZAT9-like yields the protein MAKNTCKLCFRRFASPRALAGHMRSHSVRNLAAKQQISSASSASTSFTAAADDDVSFKKPLPIYALRENPKRSLRVTDVAFSDRESEAESTPPHPKRAHAAAAGGETEPLSSVSDAATPEEDVALSLMMLSRDSWPSMGHGYGDGDYSDDGSDGGYTLPAPDPAPVEKRTRFQCGACKKVFRSYQALGGHRASHVRGGRGGCCAPPVAPPPPPPPQPLAPVTLMEREGDEDMDGKGSPRECPYCYRVFASGQALGGHKRSHVCSAAAAAAQAHAAAAPPDPIKAFGMIDLNIALPFEEVELSAVSDPRFSSNPGS from the coding sequence ATGGCAAAGAACACATGCAAGCTCTGCTTCCGCCGCTTCGCTAGCCCCCGCGCCCTCGCAGGCCACATGCGCTCCCACTCCGTCCGCAACCTGGCCGCGAAGCAGCAGATCTCATCGGCGTCCTCCGCGTCCACCTccttcaccgccgccgccgacgacgacGTCAGCTTCAAGAAGCCCCTTCCAATCTACGCGCTCCGGGAGAATCCCAAGCGCAGCCTGCGTGTCACCGATGTCGCCTTCTCGGATCGCGAGAGTGAGGCCGAGTCCACCCCGCCGCACCCCAAGCGCGCGCACGCCGCCGCTGCGGGGGGCGAGACCGAGCCGCTGAGCTCGGTGTCCGACGCAGCCACGCCGGAGGAGGACGTGGCGCTGTCCCTCATGATGCTCTCCCGCGACTCCTGGCCGTCGATGGGGCACGGCTACGGCGACGGCGACTACTCGGACGACGGGAGCGACGGCGGTTACACGCTCCCCGCCCCCGATCCGGCGCCGGTGGAGAAGCGTACACGGTTCCAGTGCGGCGCGTGCAAGAAGGTATTCCGTTCCTACCAGGCTCTCGGCGGTCACCGCGCCAGCCACGTGCGCGGCGGCAGGGGCGGCTGCTGCGCGCCTCCCgtcgctcctcctcctcctcctcccccgcaGCCGCTGGCACCGGTGACATTGATGGAACGCGAGGGGGACGAGGACATGGACGGGAAGGGGTCGCCACGGGAGTGCCCCTACTGCTACCGCGTGTTCGCCTCCGGGCAAGCTCTTGGTGGGCACAAGAGGTCCCACGTTTGCTCCGCGGCCGCCGCCGCAGCACAGGCACATGcagccgccgctccgccggacccGATCAAAGCCTTTGGCATGATCGATCTGAACATCGCGCTGCCGTTCGAGGAAGTGGAGCTCTCTGCCGTGTCAGATCCCCGTTTCTCCTCCAATCCAGGTTCTTGA